A window of Hyperolius riggenbachi isolate aHypRig1 chromosome 1, aHypRig1.pri, whole genome shotgun sequence contains these coding sequences:
- the LOC137544262 gene encoding olfactory receptor 5V1-like, producing the protein MAYQKNQTTNDEILILGFEGLSNYKIPLFLLLLVLYTFTSTENFLIIFLVSKNPRLHSPMYILISNLLFCEVVYTTDLVPLMLHHILAERAVIYHLGCSLQLTISGGVTVVETLLLMLMSVDRYLAVCKPLRYSVLMHNRLCLSFVIAFWLISICTNIVMFNFVIHLQLCGNLSIDHFYCDFTPLVALACSDITPLVSFALATSVIATIAPFVIIVLSYAAIIVEILRIRSSTGRQKAFSTCSSHLLVVSLYFGVIIVFYVVPRSSHYLYVYKAMSFMSFGVTPMVNPIIYTLRNKDIKKALRITINEIKHQFIDTENS; encoded by the coding sequence ATGGCATATCAAAAAAATCAGACAACCAATGATGAGATCCTGATTCTTGGGTTTGAAGGACTTAGCAACTACAAAATTCCTCTTTTCCTCCTCTTGCTGGTCCTCTACACAtttacttcaactgagaacttccTGATCATCTTTTTAGTTAGTAAAAACCCTCGTCTACATTCTCCTATGTACATCCTGATCAGCAATCTGCTGTTTTGTGAAGTTGTCTACACCACGGACCTGGTTCCCTTGATGCTCCACCACATCCTAGCAGAGAGAGCGGTCATCTACCATCTCGGCTGCAGTCTTCAGCTGACCATATCAGGAGGTGTAACGGTCGTTGAGACACTTCTGCTTATGCTGATGTCAGTTGACCGATATTTGGCAGTCTGTAAGCCTTTGAGATATTCTGTTCTCATGCACAATAGACTATGTTTGAGCTTTGTAATTGCTTTTTGGTTAATTTCAATATGCACCAACATAGTAATGTTCAACTTTGTAATTCATTTACAGTTGTGCGGTAATCTTAGTATTGATCATTTTTATTGTGATTTCACCCCTTTAGTAGCTCTTGCATGCTCCGACATAACTCCTCTTGTTTCCTTTGCCTTGGCGACTAGTGTTATTGCCACCATTGCACCATTTGTCATTATTGTTTTGTCATACGCAGCTATCATAGTGGAAATCCTCAGGATACGGTCATCAACCGGACGGCAGAAAGCCTTCTCCACCTGCAGCTCCCATCTCCTGGTGGTGTCCTTATATTTTGGTGTCATCATTGTCTTTTATGTGGTGCCGAGAAGTAGCCACTATCTGTATGTCTATAAAGCCATGTCCTTCATGTCCTTTGGAGTGACTCCCATGGTAAATCCCATTATTTATACTTTGAGGAACAAGGATATTAAGAAAGCTCTGAGGATAACAATCAATGAAATTAAACACCAGtttattgatacagaaaactcatAG